The DNA segment TGACATATTTTCGGGTAATACATTGATAGCGCGTCTTGCATTATCAACTCGTTCTTGCCGAGCCAGCGACCAGAAAGCGTCATATTCTGCCAGATTTTTAGTTTCAAAATCTAATGCTTGTGATTGTGTACCTAAATCACCTTTACCCGGCAAAGGTGCCGTAATATGAACATCATGCTCTTCATAGCGAGTTTGTGTTGGAGCCAATTCGGCCTCATCAACAACAAACCAGCTACCTCTTCCATGAAGTTGCATTGCATCACCAAGTATCACTTTTGAATATAAATCATTTTCCAATCTTTTACTGACGATATGATTAAACATCGCACTACGGGCTGCTGATAAATAAAAGCTACGTTTTCCTCGTTCTTTTACGCGGATTTCGTCCGTTGCCCAACGCATGGCTTGTCGTAAATTATCACCATTACGACCAAATCGTTGAGCGCCAAAGTAGTTAGGAATACCTTTTGCTTTTATTTGCGCTAATCGAGTATCAACAAAATCGCGATCAGAAATTTCTCGTAACACCAATGTAAAGTGATTACCTTTTAGCGTTCCTATACGTAATTTACGTTGCTGGCGAGTCGTTTCTAGAATTTCGCAACCTTCTAAAACAAGCTGACTAAAATCGGGCATCTCTTTACCCGGCATTCGCAGGCAAAACCATTGTTCAGTAACGGCATTTCTGTCTTTTAGTCCGGCATAACTGGCATCACGAGGATGGATCCCAACAA comes from the Proteus appendicitidis genome and includes:
- the truD gene encoding tRNA pseudouridine(13) synthase TruD, with the protein product MSDLPELHWLHGKPQATGLLKSIPEDFIVCEDLGFTLDGEGEHVMVKIRKTGCNTAFVAEKLAKFVGIHPRDASYAGLKDRNAVTEQWFCLRMPGKEMPDFSQLVLEGCEILETTRQQRKLRIGTLKGNHFTLVLREISDRDFVDTRLAQIKAKGIPNYFGAQRFGRNGDNLRQAMRWATDEIRVKERGKRSFYLSAARSAMFNHIVSKRLENDLYSKVILGDAMQLHGRGSWFVVDEAELAPTQTRYEEHDVHITAPLPGKGDLGTQSQALDFETKNLAEYDAFWSLARQERVDNARRAINVLPENMSWDWVDDTTVSLSFFLPAGSFATSVVRELILLGKDDAENIGE